The sequence below is a genomic window from Colletotrichum destructivum chromosome 4, complete sequence.
CCATATTGTGTATCGCACCGCAGGGACATGTCGGGGTTTCCCAGCCTAGAGAAGGCAACCTTTGGCGCGTCTTTGCGTAGATAGATTCTTTGTGCCCAGTCCATCAGGGCTTTGAGGACCGCGCAGGTTCCGTCATCGAGCGCACTGCATGCTATGGCTGCTGGCTGCCAGGCATGCGCATGCAAGGCATGGCCAGGGCTCTCACGTATTGGAGGCCAAGAATGCAAAGCCCGTGATAAATTCCAAGAGTCGGATAGCTTTCGTCGGCCTTGGAATGACAACAAAACTGGGAGGAGCAGACTTAGCAGGCAAGCAACGGGGAGTCGGAGACCGGATTTCGTCTGCGGGTTGGGCTGCCATGAAGCGGTCTGACGAGCCCACGTTGTGAAATGAttggcggcgaggggccTGCCAGGGTTCAAGCCTGCGAGTATGCTTGGCACAAGCTTATTCTTCCAGAATTCCAGATATGGGGAATGGGGCCCTTCGAGCAGTGCAAAGATTAGCATCTGAGCAGATGCTTTAAGACGTGTCAGATAAGAGAGATGCTTCCAGCTTAGGCCGTGGATAGACGCTCCGTCCCGTCTCGACTGCCTTTGGCGGGGAATCTATTCCGCAGACCGGCGAAacagggagggagggtggtGTCTATGTTTGAGGAGGGCGACCGGGGCCTATGACATGGACCTTGCTGGTGTGATACGCGACCAAAGAAGATATCGGAGGAGGGGATCCCTCTTGCAAGGCCCGATGGAACCGTTTGCGGCCCCGTTCCTTTCCACCGTGTTCCGTGCTGAGTGACCGGGTTGTGTAATTAACTGGCAAGCTCTTGTGGAACAATTGTAACAGCTGTAGCGGTATCGGGGCCGGCTAGTCATTATCTTCAAAACACCTGGATGGTTGAAGTGATAGTGACGCACCGATTACTCGGTTAACCGAGCCGGTAGCTGTCCTTCTATCGTGGTGACTGGCAGGGTGGATGGCTTCAGAGAGGCGCCAACGAAGCATGGCCCAAGAAGACGTGCCGGCCGGTGCAACACACCCACGCCAGTAGAGCTCTCCATCCATTTGTCCTTTGCAGATAACGAATGGAACTATCTACAGGCAATGCCAGAATCAGCCGGACAAATAAGCGAGAAGGAGCGCGAGCAGCCCTGCGACGCTAGCCGGCCGCAGAGTAGGGGTGGGTGGCCCGCCCCGACGACGTGCGGCATCCTGGGGAAGGCAATTGAGGGGGGGATTCCGCCGAAAGGCACCATTTGGGACGCCGATGAGCATTATCTTTGGCAGTCGTTGTGTGAAATCAAAGGCCAACGTGGGTGAGAGACCGAGAATTCCGCCATTTGGGCACCAATCCACAGCTTCACATCCAGGTATTCGTCTGATACATCAAATGCCAGTCGATGAGACATTGGAAGCCGTCGGCGTTTGGACAAGCCTGTAAGGAGTTGAGAATCAACAACGTGCTCCCCAAAGAGTTTCGGGATCAACGGCCTGGCGCTTGGTTGCGTCGTCGGTGAAAAAGACACTGTTGGGGTGCTGGGTTTGTGTCGGGTTGGTCGGTGTGCGGTGTGCTTTGTGGTCCGAGATGCTGCTAGACCTGGGAACGGGTCCGAGACTCTGTCGTGTTTGTGTATCCGCAGGCGACAACGACGCAAAGACGAATCTTGCATCATAGCGGCTGTTCGGCCATCGTACAGGCCGTCGGCTAGGGGCCAAGCCAAAAAGATGATGACCCGGTGTTGCAAATTAGGTAATGGCTGTTCCCATGACTTATGACTTAAACCAGGGAGGGGGCTGCGGCATTGGCATGGATTTCCCCCAGGTTAGAGAGTTACAAACAAGATGCAGGAATGCCTATTCCGAATTGAAGCTCGATCAGCCAAGTCAGTTTCGTCAATGGCTGGAGGGACAAAGGTCTGGTTTGGATTCTCGAGATCCGGGATTTCTTCTGGCTGGGGCGTTTGGAGTTTCTCCAACGGTTTGGCGTTTGGCCCCAAGGACCGAGCCTCTCCGGAGTCTGGAACCCAGGACCCGACCTAGAAAGCATGTTCCGGGGGCTAGCGCTGGGCTGGCATTGGTGAGGCCGTCCAGGGCTTAACGGGCTACTGGGGCGAGTGGGAAGCTCCGGGAGCCAAGTTAGCAGTCccgtggacggcggcgtcacACCGTCCACTCTAAGCGGGGTTTGGACGAAGGAGGGCTTAGAGCTGTGCTGGGTTGATACCGGCAGCAGGCTGGGGTCGCGCAGGGGTCGTCCGCAGTCGTGGGAACGCGAGCGACGGGGGTTGGATGATCATGTTTTGGTTTGCGCAAAAACTGACtggcgaggcggcgggcgggcgcTTGGACTCGGCAGGCGTGTGTTTTGCCTGGGTAAGCTTCCTGGGTTGACGGGCCAAGAGACTCGATAGAATGAGATTTGTATGGTGTACCCGTATACTGTACAGAGAGCTGTAGATAAGTCGATTGATGAGGGAATGCGTCGctgtgtgtgtttgtgtgtgtgtgtgtgtgtgtgtgtgtgtagtCGAAGTTGGCGGCCAGGTTGGGTCGGTTCATGTCTCGATGAGCCAGGATGAACTCAACTGCGGTCCACGGCGTTAGTCTTGGGAGGTGGTGCAGTTTGTcagaccggcgccgacggaaGCAGATCCTATTTTCCCTGGAGGGTGTGTATATGAGTACGTACCTGGAACTCAACACAACACGTTGCGGCCCGCAGGTGAGATTGATGGAAGCATGTCTTTGCTCAGAGGAGATGTGTAGTAATGCGCTGTTAACAAATAAAAAAGGAGGGACAGAATTGGTTTGGGGGATGGGATGCGACGACGGTGGAGgttccttctttctttccttccctcttctttcccACGATTGTTTCCTCTCCCCAGATGCCACTACTTTCCACACGTGGGAGGGACTGGTTTCGACAAGTATCTCCACCATGTATTTACCGAGGATGAGTACGTCAGGCATCTCTTGGTACATGGTCTGTCGCCCCATCGACCCCTCATCAGCATGTACCTATTTTTTATCTTTCAATCCAGGTTTCTCCCTATCGGCCATTGACCATTCCCCCTGTGCAATCCCGGTCATTACGTCCACTCCTCCTCTGGGACTTTGCTATGTACATCGTAGTGTCAGTTGGAGCACTTAGGTCCACTGATAGCAGATAGCAGATACCAGAGTTCAGTGAGCGATCGAGTGGGTGAGTGCAAggggagtgagtgagacaCCGCTTGGTTCCCTTGGGAATCCCGATAATCATCATGATGATAAGACAGACTACCGGACTAAGATAGTGTTGCATGCCCGTGGATTTGCCGCACAGTTACGTCTGAGATTCAACTCCAGAATTGCCCCTCATCTCACATTCCTCATCTCAAATACCATTACGTAGAGAGTACAGATCACACTCACTATACAGATACATACCTCGCTATATATTCCGTATCTACCTTGTTGTGAATCTTATCCCAGGCAAGGCCATTTAATTCGACCATCTCGTTAGGACAAGACCTGGCAGGTTCTAGATGGCAGGAACATGTGTCCTATCCAGCAGCCCGCTGCGTAAAGGGGAAACCCACATGGGTGCGCACGCCCAAGCCCACACAGATGGATTCCCACCGCCCACAGACGCAGATTCGCATCGCATGGCAGCGCGTCGCATCGCATTGGCTCACGCTCTTCTTCACTGAGATACGGATACCGTGTGTCGGTCGGGGTTGCTTTTCCTCGTTGCACGCCTCCGGCCTACTTCCCAGCACACGCCTCTCACAAACAAAGTGTCTGTCGAACCGAGCCTAACCTAACGGTCCTAACCTACCTACCACCTAAACTCAGGCACCTGGCATCCCTCCGTCCCtccctacctaggtaccttaccctccctctcactcactccctctCTCATCCCCCCGGTCCCTATCCCATCCTAGCCGGGCCCACACATTGCAGCGTGTCCAATCCTGAAGCCGGCACACCTCTTTCGTCCGCCCactttttctctttcctcccCACGCATGTGTCGTGACGTCCCTTTCCTTTTCCCCCCAATTCCCACACCTCAGCAGCAAATCtcccacacacacgcacaacacacaacacacactcaacgctctctctctcacatACATCCGCACACACTTCAGAGTCGCGACCTACGCCGCTCTCTATCCCTACAACCCCCTTTCCGCCCCAAAACAGCCGGCGACCAATCCTCCATTTTGTCCTGAGTCTCGCCAGATGTTTCCCTCATGTCCAGCCCGCCTCGTAACGCCGAAAATGCCGCACCCGCGACCCTGGTGAGCCCCGCGCattcgtcgccgtcgccgtcgtcgtcgccgcccattcccaccaccaccactattcccaccaccactcccaccactaccactaccactaccaccatCTCCGCCCCCATATCCAGTCCCAAGCCCTGTGCAAGTCCCTGTCCGTCCGTaccagctgctgctgcttctgccgctgccgttgccgttgccgccgctggtGCAGACGGGTCTACTGCAGATCCTGGAACTGGATCTGATGTTGCTGGCGTTGCttttgctgccgccgccccccagcaacaacagccaCCTTTCCCTTCATCCCTCCCGCCATCGCATCCAGACACCCCCCTAGCCCAAGCTGCAGATCTACCCCCTGCCACGGCCGCTGTCACCCAGCACCAGCAGGATGTCTCGAGTCTCGACCCGAATGTTAAAAAGCCCCGAGGCCCTGCCGCCCTCCCGAGGCAGTCCGGTCCGTCCTTGCTAACCCAAGCACTCGCCTCAGCTCGCGGCATCCCTTCGAGAACGCACTCTCACCAAGATCAACCCCCCCAACCCCAGAGCCAGCTGTCGACGCGCTCGCTGCCCTCTCCTACCGCCGACTCTCTCCTCCCACCTAGTaacccctcctccgccgctgctggcctgGATCCCCTCGCCGTCGATACCCGCAATGTTCCCTCCCTTCCCGGCCACAGCGCCTCAGTAACTCCTCGAAGCGCCCCTCAACTCGCCTCTGCACCACCCCTCGACCCTACCAATCCGATCAACGCTGCCGAgcctcccgccgccgacatggAGATCATGACGTCGCCCACCTACGATATTTCTAGCTTCCAAGGCATCAGAGCAATGCTGCTGGACCACAGGGACTTTCTCAAGGGCACGCGATCGCGGGGCAGGGGTTCGTCACTGGAGCGCGTTGACCTAGAGTCGAGATCGACGGGAGGATTGCGCAAGACGCGAGCTCACTCCCATTCTACCAGCCCGGATGCATCTTTGtccgcctccgtcgcccCCCTCGACCAGAAGCTACATCAAGACGTTGCCGTGCCCGAGGTTCGACCCAAGAAACTGGAGCAGCGCTTCTCCGTCGGACCTGAGAAGATATGGTCGATCGGGTCAagcgaggccatcgacggccAGGAGGATGGCCAGGTCGAGAAGTCGGTCCATGAGGCCATGATCGGCGTCGAGCCAAACGCCCGCAGTCGCAAGGCAAGCTACAGCCTCCGGTTTTTTCGCGAAGGCTTgcccaaggaggagaagacaCCCGGCCGCAGAAAGGACACACGccccaaggagaagctctCCCTGGGCCACGAGTTACAAGATCCGCTATCATCGGACATTGCCATTGAAGACTTCGCCAAAGCTGCGAGCGCGCAACCATCTCCCAGGATTCTCGATAAGAAGGATTGGTTGCCAAAGCAGCTGGAAAGGGTCAAGACCTTTCCTCTCCAGTCGCCCCAGGACGGCGAAACCCCTATTCTCACCGACTCTCCGACCCAGGATTACTTTGGCCTGAGAAAAGTCAATGGCGATATTTTCCACAAGGTGGACTCGGACGGTGCCAGGCAGACTGGTACTAAGGCCAGCTCCAAGCATGATGATTCCGAAGGCGAAGCTTCGTTACCTGCAGTGCAGGAGACCATGACTGCTGAGACTCGACGCCCATCTGCTGACAGCAGCGACCGCGGTGAGAGTCATGAGGAGGGTGACGAGTCCAGCGAGGAGAAGATTTCTTCAGCCGTATTCGTACCACATCCCGGCTTGGAAGAGGCCGCAGAGCGCGAGCGAGACGTGGCGAAGCCGAGACAGACGGCGGGCTCCCGCACCACTTCCAGGGCCGAAGATTTCCATCCGTGGCTCGTGAAAGCCGAtgagcccgagcccgaagAGGAGCTGTCCCCCGATCAGCCCCCCGATACGCCCTCTCACAAGCCGAAGTCGAAGCCGAAGCGATTGCCCGGAGAGCCGAATGTGACTCTCCGCGAGGTCCAGCCTGGCACCATCgatgacctcgccgtcgaagacgggcaggagccgccgacggcaaaGCAGGTGCCTACGCATCTTGAAGAGCACacccaccatcaccaagTCGAGCACAAAGAGCCCCTCGAGGCGATTGAGCTCATTCCCTACAAGCACCAAGTCGGGGGACACACCACCCTCTGGCGCTTTTCCAAGAGGGCTGTCTGCAAACAGCTCAACAACAGAGAGAATGAGTTTTATGAGAACGTGGAGCAGGACCATCCGGACTTGCTGCCGTTTCTCCCTCGGTACATCGGCGTGCTGAACGTTACCTTTCACAAGCAGCCCCGGCGCAAGTCAACTCACAAACGCGAGGATATGCCCGCCTTGGAGCGCAAGAAGACCGGAGAGAGTGGCATCGCAGTTTCGGTGTCGCCTTCCAAGTCTAGCACTACCAATGGAAACTCGAACGGCGCATCCCAGGCCAATAACACGGAACACCGCAGGATCATCAGCCAGTCGCTCTCAAACGCGCCGGAGCCCATCCCGACCGTCACCTTTGACGACAACTGGCACATCTTGCCACGAAACCTGCTTcagccgacgccgccgcctaccGCCTTGCCGACTCGGGGCCGAAGTACATCATCTTCTGGTCTGCCTGAAAACGTCGAGGAGAGCAAAGCGACTTCTCCCACAAGGCCCAGCTTGGATGACAGGCACGCCAACAGCTGGGGTGCGACAACCGTTAATAAGCGGCTGCGCAACGAGGTATTTAACGACGTCTTCTTGAAGCAGCCCATCCCGATTCACAAGCACCGTCGTCCTCACCAAAAGTCGATGGCCTTCCGGAAGCAGCAGACCTTACGACCAGCGAGCTCCGTCCCCGATCTAGTGCGCAGGCAGGACCCGTCAGCTCAAGAAGGTCACGCGCCCCAACACCCCAGCCCACTCCGGCCAAGCAGCtcttcaccgccgccgacggaaAGCATCCCGATGGAACGTCCCGAGCATCCTTGCCATCCGGAGACCGCAGAAGCCGAGGACAGCGATGTCAAGGATGTCACCGGCACGAGTGCACCGGAGCCGGAGACGCTGGCGGACAAGATTATtgcgcagaagaagaagcggcGCTACTCCGGAACAGGGCTCCGACGAAAGCCACGAACAGTGACAGAGTCCAGAGGCCATCTCAAGTACTGGGAAGAGGCGGACGACGCTGGGTACAGGGGCGAAGATGAGGGCGGGCAATCTCTTATCACATCGCAAGTAAACTCGCCCATGATCGAGGCGCCGAATACGAATGGTGCGAGTCCTCACGAAGGGACCGCGAAAGAACTGAGCCTTCCGGTGTCTGCCACAGAGGCACCTCAACCCGGAGGCGTCTCTGAGATTGAGCATTCGACTTATGCGTCGACAGTGCCGTCCGAGGTACCGAGTCCCACGCAAGAGTTTCGCAAGATCCCGCGACCGGTGAACCCCAAGGAAGCACAAACGCAGAGGGACTCCCGCGTGGAGTATTTCCTCTTGCTGGAAGACCTCACGGCAGGCATGAAGCGACCATGCATCATGGACCTGAAAATGGGTACTAGGCAGTACGGTGTGGAGGCGACGcccaagaagcagaagtcgCAGCAAGGCAAGTGCGCCAGGACGACATCGCGTGAGCTCggcgtgcgtgtgtgtgggcTCCAGGTCTGGGATGTCAAGAGCCAGAGCTACGTGTTCAAGGACAAGTACTTTGGGCGCGATCTCAAGGCCGGGCAGGAATTCCAAGACGCCCTGACGCGGTTTCTCTACGACGGCGTGGACTACGCCAGCATCTTGCGGCACATACCGACCATCCTGCAGAAACTGGACCACCTCGAGTCGATTGTCAAGGAGCTGGATGGCTACCGCTTCTACGCCGCCAGTCTTCTCATGTTTTACGACGGTGACACGACGAGCGAGGGTAATGAATACGATACAGTCGTTGACGATTCCACGACTGACTTTGCAACCGACACGGAAGAGTCGTCGGCGTTGCGCGAGAAGAAAAggcaaaagaagaagcgcggCATCGATTTCAAGATTGCCGACTTCGCAAACAGCCTGACCAAAGGCGACCTGGCCGAGGGGAAGCCATGCCCGCCTCAGCACCCCAATGAGCCGGATCGTGGTTTCCTCCGAGGTCTTCGTACGTTGAGGAAGTATTTCCTCAAGATCCAGAAAGATACCCGGGCTGCCATGGGCCTGGACAGTCATGGACGGAGTAACAGGATGGAGGACGTCGATGATATCGACATGGACCACCTGTCGGACGAAGAGGGGTCAGTCAGTGAATGAGTGGAGGACGAGTCTCTACTTTCTTGTTGATAATATTTTTGGGGATTATTATTCTGGATTGGGGTTATGGCTGGTTGGCGCGGACGGACGGGGGAATCGCGGAGTCAGGGACGGCATTTGACAACATACCCGGCATCGATCTGGCGTCACAATACAGATTTCAAGGCAACTGAGATGTTTTGTATTCTCGCTCCCGCTAGCCTCAAGAGGCTTTGGTTGGTGGGTGCTGCAGATTATGTCGTGTTCGACGTGAGTCCCGACGAATGGTGAGCTGGTTGAGTGTGGATCGAGGTTGGTGGAGAGAGCAGAGTGGTGGTTGAGCGAAGCGACGCCCGGACAGCGGGTACAGATTGGACTGAGTAGGATTTGGTGAAAACGGTCTTTGGGTGGATAACCAAGGCGTTGATTTCTCTTTTTAAAGTTTTCGTTATCCTTGTTGTCTTGTTGCTTGGGGATCTGGGTTAGACGTTAGACAAAATTGAGCCCGTCCTAGATTTGCGCTCACTCTGATTCCGCTCCGCGCCTTGTTTCAGTGAtgcatcgtcctcgacgcggaCCACACGGACGATTAGACGTTTCCACAGTGCCGATGACCCGACCGCTTCGGTCCGGGAGTCTTAGGTAAGCCCCCGACATCCGGGAGATAAATAAGGTACAATAAGGCAGGTGGCACAACTCTTCATCTGGCTGTAtccaagccccccccccccccctgtctcCACACGTTCAGAGAAGCAGGTTATCACTaccgccgtcttcatcgtcaccatcatcataAGCTCCTATCAAAGAACAACACCGGCATATTATCATTTCCCGCAAGACCATTCGAACGGCGACATGGGTTCGGTCCTCTCCGCTATCCGGTCCGCGACCAAGACCGTCGGAGCTGTGGCCAGGCTCCTCCTGGACCTCAACAGGCAGTATCAGACGCTGCTAGCCAGGGTCAACGCGGCGCCCGGCATGCCGCACGAgaggccctcgagcccgTACTGGCTCGACGACCCGCCGTTCCCGGAGCTCGTGGGGATGCAGTCCGAGACGCTGGCGCGGGAGGCCGACGTAGTGGTCATTGGAAGCGGCATCAcgggcgtcgccgtcgtcaggGGAttgttcgccgccgccgccgccgccgctacaGACGCAGATGAGGCTGGCGATGGGCCGAAAGTCGTGGTGCTCGACGCGCGGGCGCTGTGCGCAGGCGCCACGGGGCGGAACGGCGGGCATGTGAAGGCGAGCCCGCACGAGCTGTTCCCCCGGCTGGCGCGGTACGTTGGAAGGGAAGGGGCGGCGCGGCTGACGCGGTTCGCGCTTCGGACGGCGGAGGCCGTGCTGGAGGTCGGCGGGatggaagggagggaggtggcGGAGTGCAGGGTGGTCGAGACGGTCGATTTCTTCCTCGACGCGAAGGGGTACGAGGATGGGGtgaagggcgtcgaggagctgaGGCAGTGGGTGCctgaggtcgaggtcgaggtgcTGGGCGGGGAAGCAACGGTCGAGCGGTTCGGGGCAGAGGAGGGCCACGTCTTTGGCAGCCTGGTGTACAAGGCCGGCGCTCTGTGGCCGTACCGGCTTGTCTCGGCGATCTGGAAGGAGCTGCTGGACGCGCAGGGCGGGAGGCTGGCGTTGGAGATGAACACGGCTGTGGAGGAGGTCGTGTTGGATGCCGCGGGCGATGGGGAGAGGCCGTACGTTGTTAGGACGGGGCGGGGTTCGATTCGGGCGAGGCATGTGGTGCACGCGACGAACGCGCATACCGCGCAATTTCTGACGGGGTTGAGGGGGAAGATGGCAGGGGTGAAGGCGCATATGACAGCGCAGcggcccgcggcggcggcggcagcaggtggtgatgacgacggtgatggcgacAGGGGTGGGGACGGTTTCCGGTGGAAGGATGGCAGCGGGCCCGGGAGCCGGTCGTGGAGCATCGTTTACGGCGGGGGTATGTTCGACTACGTGACGCAGCGGCCGAACGGGGACGTGATGCTCGGGGGCGGGTTCGGGCGCAGCGCGGGGCAGGGGGTCGACATGGTGGGCGTGTGGGACGACTCCGGGACGGAGTCGATGACGGTGGCGCACGTGGCAGGCGTCATGAAGGCCTTGTTCGGGGCGCGTTGGAGCGGGAATGTGACGAGGGCGTGGAGCGGGATTCTGGCCATGACGGGGGACATGGCGCCCTTTGTTGGGCGGGTTCCTGAGGCGCTGTCCGGGGCCGGGGGGAAGGGAGTCGCGCTGCGGGGTCggaagggcgaggagaagaagatgaggtTGAGAGCGAAGAAGGTTGATGACGGTGAGGAGGAAAGGTGGaagggggccggggccggggagTGGGTCAGTGCCGGGTAttgcggcgacggcatgGTGTGGGCGTGGCTCTGCGGCACGGCGTTGGGAATCATGGTCGCGGGCAAAGAGAATGTTGCGTTGGAGAAGGGCGCTGGGTTCCCCGGAGGCAAGTTGGACGAGTGGTTCCCCCGGGAGCTGTTGATCACGGAGGCGAGggtcaagaaggccgacATGAGCAACCTGGTGGATGAGTTACTGTGACGGGAGCGGGCTTCCAACGGAGCGGCGAGGCAGTAGCACTTGGTGGCACCACGATGTAATGGGAAGTAAACAGAAATAAGGGGGAAGCAAAACGGCATGTGTTTAGCTTGACATTGAAAAACGAATTGGTATGAAATGCACGCATCAGTCAAGAAATGCGTGTTAAACAGGctttttgtttgttgttgGTAAGGGCAGCGGCTCAAGCCAAGGGTGGCTTCATAGGCTGCCAACCAAAATAGCATCTAATATGTTTTGGTTACCAAGTAGATCGATAGCTGGTAGCTGGGGTTATCGACCGGCAGTAAAAGTATTTGGTTCATGGTATTCCGCCTCTCATGATGGAATTCTGAAGGTGATTTTCTATTCCGAATAAACCTAACCAACTAAACGTATTGGCTGTCAACAAGCCCTTCTAAACACTTCCTCAAGACTACTAATTTCTCTCTTGCTAATATTACTATCACTATTATCCGTTATGATTCTATTACAACGACAATCACCCACGAATTCTAAACATCTCATGTTTGCGAATTAAATACACGTCTCTAACTATGTCTCATTGTCCAGGTCAAACGCGAGTAGGCCAAAGCACCCACCCTAAGGTATCCAGCCTTATCCACGACTCATCCACCCTCGACTCCCCTAACCCACGACACTGGGAGGGATCGACAAGATACCCGCTGCAggcatcctcccccccaaaaaagcccctcccccaacaGTGCCGGCGGCTGCACAAGACAGCCAGGGCCCTGGGCCCAGAGGCCAGGGGTCGTCCCCACTCGCTGTGACTAGCGATCGTGGAGCTCCTCCCTTTGGTTCGTCCACCCGCTGCGGGGTAGCTGCGATGACGTCCCCCTCCGTGGGAGGCATGCCTCCGCTCGACAGAGCATCGTGGGCTCTTCCATCGCCGAAGCGTCCGCCGTATTGTGTGCCGGGATTTGAATTATCTCAtttctcggccttctccagttttcttcttttcctccccccccccgctccCCTCTCTTACATTCTGTTTTCGGCTTCTTTCGACGTCCGGCCCGGTTCTCTTATCAAATCCCGCGGCAAACTGCACAGTCACGGCTCATCTTTAAATACCTCGTGCTCGGCTATTATTGCTTCGAGGTCAGGGTACACCCTTAAGTTCGATCCCGCACGCCAGAGGAACTCCTCTCGAGCTATCGCAGGCAAACATCGGCAGAAACCAATAACCTCAGCGTACCGACATAAGgagcccccctcccctcccacaaTGCCTCCCATCCGCCTCGCGACGGCGTCTCCCGCGGCGGGGCCGACTACCGCCGCAACCCTGCAGCAgatctccctcctcgccgcccgcgcctcCGCCAACGCGGCCGACCTCCTCCTACTGCCCGAGGCCTACCTCGGCGCCGGGTACCCGCGCGGCGCCTCTTTCGGCTCTAAGATCGGCTCCCGcaccgccgagggccgcgaTGACTTCCTTGCCTacttcaacgccgccgttgacctcggcgacaccgtcggcgacgccggcgccggcgctggcgacAAGTGGGTTAACAGAGACCTGCCCGCGCAGAATCTtaccaccgccgccgacggggacgagggcaagccgaagccgaagcggGGCGACGGCTCGAGGGAGGAACTCGAGaagatcgccgccgactcgggcgtcttcctcgtcgtcggctgcatcgagcgcgccggcggcagcctgTACTGCGCCGTCGTCTACGTCTGTCCCAGGTTGGGAATGATCGGGAAGAGGCGCAAGGTGATGCCCGTACGCgtcccccctttcccctttttcttccaaCCCCGAGACGAGCCACAACCAGACACTGACAGACACCAGACCGCCACCGAACGCCTCATCTGGGCTCAGGGCTCCCCCGCCACCCTCCGCGCCGTCTCCACCACTATCCGCGGCGTCCGCctcaacctcgccgccgccatttGCTGGGAGAACTACatgcccctcctccgccaggccCTCTACGCCCAGAACATCAACCTCTACCTCGCTCcgaccgccgacggccgcgatACCTGGCTGCCTCTCATGCGCGCCATCGCCTGCGAGGGCCGCtgcttcgtcgtctcctccaACATGGCCGTCCGGCCccccgcgtcgtcgtcggcttctgcCGTGCAGCGCGACAGTagcgacggcaacgacgacgacgaccaaccAGACGCCGACGCCTACCCCCGCGCCCGCCGCAACTCGTGCCTCACCGAGGAGGGCTTCGAGATCGCGCTCCCCGAAAAGCACAAACCCGTCAACGGCACCTCCGCCACAACCACCGAcagcccgcgccgccgccgcaaatccgtcatcgtcgaggacggcaacgAGATCGTCCTgcccggcgacgtcgacgacgacgacaacgccccCATCAACGGCGCCAATGGC
It includes:
- a CDS encoding Putative inositol polyphosphate kinase: MSSPPRNAENAAPATLVSPAHSSPSPSSSPPIPTTTTIPTTTPTTTTTTTTISAPISSPKPCASPCPSVPAAAASAAAVAVAAAGADGSTADPGTGSDVAGVAFAAAAPQQQQPPFPSSLPPSHPDTPLAQAADLPPATAAVTQHQQDVSSLDPNVKKPRGPAALPRQSGPSLLTQALASARGIPSRTHSHQDQPPQPQSQLSTRSLPSPTADSLLPPSNPSSAAAGLDPLAVDTRNVPSLPGHSASVTPRSAPQLASAPPLDPTNPINAAEPPAADMEIMTSPTYDISSFQGIRAMLLDHRDFLKGTRSRGRGSSLERVDLESRSTGGLRKTRAHSHSTSPDASLSASVAPLDQKLHQDVAVPEVRPKKLEQRFSVGPEKIWSIGSSEAIDGQEDGQVEKSVHEAMIGVEPNARSRKASYSLRFFREGLPKEEKTPGRRKDTRPKEKLSLGHELQDPLSSDIAIEDFAKAASAQPSPRILDKKDWLPKQLERVKTFPLQSPQDGETPILTDSPTQDYFGLRKVNGDIFHKVDSDGARQTGTKASSKHDDSEGEASLPAVQETMTAETRRPSADSSDRGESHEEGDESSEEKISSAVFVPHPGLEEAAERERDVAKPRQTAGSRTTSRAEDFHPWLVKADEPEPEEELSPDQPPDTPSHKPKSKPKRLPGEPNVTLREVQPGTIDDLAVEDGQEPPTAKQVPTHLEEHTHHHQVEHKEPLEAIELIPYKHQVGGHTTLWRFSKRAVCKQLNNRENEFYENVEQDHPDLLPFLPRYIGVLNVTFHKQPRRKSTHKREDMPALERKKTGESGIAVSVSPSKSSTTNGNSNGASQANNTEHRRIISQSLSNAPEPIPTVTFDDNWHILPRNLLQPTPPPTALPTRGRSTSSSGLPENVEESKATSPTRPSLDDRHANSWGATTVNKRLRNEVFNDVFLKQPIPIHKHRRPHQKSMAFRKQQTLRPASSVPDLVRRQDPSAQEGHAPQHPSPLRPSSSSPPPTESIPMERPEHPCHPETAEAEDSDVKDVTGTSAPEPETLADKIIAQKKKRRYSGTGLRRKPRTVTESRGHLKYWEEADDAGYRGEDEGGQSLITSQVNSPMIEAPNTNGASPHEGTAKELSLPVSATEAPQPGGVSEIEHSTYASTVPSEVPSPTQEFRKIPRPVNPKEAQTQRDSRVEYFLLLEDLTAGMKRPCIMDLKMGTRQYGVEATPKKQKSQQGKCARTTSRELGVRVCGLQVWDVKSQSYVFKDKYFGRDLKAGQEFQDALTRFLYDGVDYASILRHIPTILQKLDHLESIVKELDGYRFYAASLLMFYDGDTTSEGNEYDTVVDDSTTDFATDTEESSALREKKRQKKKRGIDFKIADFANSLTKGDLAEGKPCPPQHPNEPDRGFLRGLRTLRKYFLKIQKDTRAAMGLDSHGRSNRMEDVDDIDMDHLSDEEGSVSE
- a CDS encoding Putative FAD dependent oxidoreductase, FAD/NAD(P)-binding domain superfamily yields the protein MGSVLSAIRSATKTVGAVARLLLDLNRQYQTLLARVNAAPGMPHERPSSPYWLDDPPFPELVGMQSETLAREADVVVIGSGITGVAVVRGLFAAAAAAATDADEAGDGPKVVVLDARALCAGATGRNGGHVKASPHELFPRLARYVGREGAARLTRFALRTAEAVLEVGGMEGREVAECRVVETVDFFLDAKGYEDGVKGVEELRQWVPEVEVEVLGGEATVERFGAEEGHVFGSLVYKAGALWPYRLVSAIWKELLDAQGGRLALEMNTAVEEVVLDAAGDGERPYVVRTGRGSIRARHVVHATNAHTAQFLTGLRGKMAGVKAHMTAQRPAAAAAAGGDDDGDGDRGGDGFRWKDGSGPGSRSWSIVYGGGMFDYVTQRPNGDVMLGGGFGRSAGQGVDMVGVWDDSGTESMTVAHVAGVMKALFGARWSGNVTRAWSGILAMTGDMAPFVGRVPEALSGAGGKGVALRGRKGEEKKMRLRAKKVDDGEEERWKGAGAGEWVSAGYCGDGMVWAWLCGTALGIMVAGKENVALEKGAGFPGGKLDEWFPRELLITEARVKKADMSNLVDELL